The genome window GCTTGCTGCTAGTGACCGTCAGATGAGGAGCGTGGATGGCTGGATGAGCGTGGGGGCCGATGATGCGGTGGGAAAGCCGAAAGCAGAAACTCTCGAACTATCGGTGTCGGGTCTCGGCGAGCCGCGGGGCAAAAGTTGACGAACTGACGGTGGCGATTGGCTGGGATGGAAAAGCCTTTAGATCAGAAACTCTCCGATGAGCCGATCACCTAGCGCTGGCGCCTCGCGGCAGTGAACGCAACCTGGCAAAGGACGCGACAGGGGTGAGTGATATCGTGCTGGACTGGTGGTGCTGCACAATCGTGGATGCACGTCTCCCTGACATCCAACTCCCAACCGGTCGCCTGCTCCACCACCATGAATTAGAGCGGTTAATAGATGACGATCTAAATgttttttatattattttattaCCATCaataattttagtttaaaaataaataaaaatatagatCTATTCTAATCTGATCGTTAAAAGTTATAGCGTAAAATTTAGAACATAGAGGATCCCGAAAACTATTGATTTGCCTTGAGCCCTTGTGTTAGCTCCACAACGACGACACAGAGAAGAGCAAGACGATGGACAATGAAACAAAGCACCAGGAGAACGAAATCCGATAGCGTCGTGCGAACGTGATCCTATCTGGGCCATAATGGACTCTGTAATCGTGTATGAGCCATTGCGTGCGTGGGCTTGAGCCTGAAAATGAGGTATATGTTCGGATGGCTGTATCGGCGAACGGGGGACAATAAGAGAAAGCATATGTGCTGTGTGCCCTCATCTCTCGTCTTCCTCCTCTCTACCTGCTCTTCATCCTACTGCTTCTAGAAGCCTCTAGCGAGTTGCTAACACCTTGACCCACCGCACTCCCAAACCAAATCAATCAGGCTACGTCTGGATCATAGAAGTACCGAGGAAACAGATGAGAGGAACTCTTGTGAATTGTAAATCGCCGGAACTTTTCTAGATAGATAATGTTTATTGTGTACCTAAAAAGATTAGAGCCGCTTATAATCTAAAATAGAGAAAAACAAATGTCGATCTCTTTTCTTTGGAATCATAGAGACGCTCGTCTTAGAGGGAAAAAACATTCCACTTTAACATCGAGGGCTCCTTAGAGACGCAGAAATTTAAAAGGAATTATACAGAAATCTCACATAAATCAGTTTATTTTTATAGAAAAAACACAAAAAATAGAAAAAATTCTTTATTCCAAACGATGCCTAGGCTACAGAAGTCAGGGGCTGACGTAGCTAGAATAGTAGCGTCTAGGACCATCACCGCACTCACGCCATCCACCACCATAAAATATGTGATAGCTAGACAGCTCTAGGCCCCACGGATATGAGATAGACAGGCAGACTCGGGTCTCACGAGTACACGTGGCCTCACCCGAAGTAAAACGTTGGTGTTACTCCTGCCTTTTGACTCCTTGTCGAAGAAGCCACCGCTGGTCGACTTCTCTCTTATTCCAAATTGGATAAGAAGAGGATTGGAGGTGTGAACGTGATACTTTAAATTTTAAGGTCTGATTTGTAAGATGAGATCCACATATGGATCTAGCTACACGACAAGTTATCATTCTTATCCATTTGGATCTAGCTACACTGTCACACACAAATTAGTAGATTATAACTATTACTCATTTAAAAATAATTATTATTTTTTACATTTAAGGTGTGAACGCGATATTTTAATTTAAAAGTCTGACTTCTAAGATGGGACCCACATATGAATCTAGATACGTTGTTACACATAAATTAGCAGATTATCATTCTTACTATTATCAAAAAATAATTAATATTATGAAAAATTTAAGGTGCGAACATAATATTTTAATTTTAAGGTGAGACTCACATATGGACCAAGCTGCACCGTTACACACAAATTAGCTATTATCATTCTTACTCGTTTAAAAAAAAAATCAAATAGTTTTGTAAAAAAAATTAAAGTCCAAACACAATAGTGAATCCACTCTAGTAAACATGAATCTTCCATGGGTTTAGGTAATGGGTTTAACCCACCAGTTATGACGGGTTGGGATTGTTTATTTAGTTAAATTATTGAGATGGGTGGGGtgaagaagactactcatttgctGGGTTGGGATGGGTTTCAACCTATTAGCAGTGCTGGATCATGATCTTGATCAAAGGGTCAAAAGGAATCGAGTGTCGAAGAGAAAAAAAAATGTTTAGAGTATGGCGTGAAAATTGCAGACAAGTAATTCAGGAATATTTGTAGTTTTACAGAAAGCCACGCCGCTTGCCATCATCGTCTTTTTGAACCACATGTTGCTGTCCTATCCAACTTCCAAAGGAGTGGTGACTTCCAAAAGAGCTCGAGGAGGCACCTCGATCAGCTCAGAAACTGGATGAGACCATCCGATCCTGATTCCATGGTCATCCACACGCACCCCAAATGTTCGCTTGCAGGACATGGAATCCATTTGCTATGTAGGCTGTTGTGGCTCCGCCTCATCAGGACAGCTGAGCTGAGGCCGACGGCGTggagcgcggctgggccgccagccccATCAAAAGCAAACGAAAAGCACGCGCTGGTTTTGTTTGCATAATCGCACGCGCGTGGCCGCCTGATTTGCATTGCACGCCCAGCACGGACAAGACAAAGCCGAACAAGCATCAAGTGCATGCGAAACAAACAAGCGTGCGACACGCACACAGATATTTCTCAAGCGAGGCGCGAACTTTTGGAAGGCCAGGGCCCAGCGTAAAGTGACCCGGAACCGACCCTCCGCTCCAACCGCCGCCGAGGAGCAGCGCTGCGTCTCAGAGCTCCCCGGCGAGTCGTCCATCACCATCAAAAAGGCCGCACCACACTAATCACAAGCATCGAACTTCCTAAAGCGCTCTGGTCGCAGACTCGCAGTGGCCGCAGCTGCAGCGTCCCCTCCCTTTTCGCCATCGAGCGTCAACTGTGCTGGCCGCCGGCGCGTAACTGCACCAGGGTCACTGCTTACGAGGAAGAGGAGGCACAACAGTGTTGTTGGGGTGTCTCGTCGTGCGGTGCCGGTGCCGGTGACCATGGGCGTGCACGCCAGGGCGATGAGCTGGTACACGAGCCCGCCGGGGTCGCCGGCGCCGGGGAGCGCCGCCGAGGCGGAGCACGCGCTGAGCAGCAGCCCCCGGGGCGGCGACACCAACATGGTCATCGTCCTCGCCGCGCTGCTGTTCGCGCTCCTCTTCGCGCTGGGCATCAACTCGCTCGCGCGCTGCCTCATCCGCTGGGCGCGCCGCGCGCCGGCAGCGGAGGGCGGCGGCGCCGGCGGGCTCGAGAAGCGCGTGCTCCGGAGCATGCCCGTCGAGGTGTACGGCGCCgcggccgtcaccgtcgccgacgTCTGCGCCATCTGCCTCGGCGAGTTCGCGGACGGCGAGAAGGTGCGCGTGCTGCCGCGCTGCGCCCACGGCTTCCATGTCCGCTGCGTCGACACCTGGCTCCTGTCGCACGACTCCTGCCCCACGTGCCGGGGCTCCGTGCTCGACGGCGCAAAGGCCGCCACTCCCGCCGGTGGGGGCAGCCGGTGGCAGGGCAGCGAGGCTGCTGCCATCGCCGTTGTCATTGGATGACGTGGACAGGAAGGGCCCGCGTGCccattggtggtggtggtggagctaGGTCTGCAATAATACAGTTTAGTTCGGTTCGATTTAGCACAATTTTGGAGCATTGAGCTGAGCACATATGGCCCGTATTCTAAGATGTACGGTGGACATCTATTTTGCAGGTCACTAGACGTTGAAAACCATTTCCTTTCTTTTTTTCATATTAGATACGTATTAGTTTTAGTTTTTGGATATTGTATTTGTCGACAGCTATCTAGGCGCCAAACACCGGAGATGAACCGCTTGTAGTGCTCTCTGTGGAGGTGCAGACGGTCCACAACACAGGACCAGACGATCCACAATCTGGGTGCAGGAGCGGTTCCTTCTCTGCGTTTGTCCGGATGGTCCACAATTAGGGCTTGGACGGTCTACGATGGCGTAGATATTCGTCTTCTTCGTAGCAGACCTAGACTTCGCATCACGGGTGAGACCTCGTCGAGGAGGAGAGATTCTATGGTGTGTCTTGACATCGGTAGGTCACCCAAGACGTCTTTAGTCGACGTATAGttaaagagaggtgaagatttaaTGTAAAAGGAGGCTAAACTAAGACTATTACTAATACGTAAGGTAAAAATGATAAATAGAATTGATTGTGAGATTCAATCGACCGTAACCCTTTGTAAAAATAAAGGGAGAAGGTTTGAACACATTATAAATCGATTTCCGAGTTAATTCCATAATACTAACAAATATCGTTAGAAATCTAAAACCATAACTGTTTATGCACACATGGGAACCGTCCCTGTTGGTTGCCACCATGGACCGTCCACTGTCCTGTGGCAGGCATGTCGAAACCGGTATGATTCCATCAGTCATGTGCTCTGAACTTGACGCATTGCTGTGGACTGAAGTTGCTGTCGTGATAAATAACGCTGAGGGTAACGTACGAGACTGATATTGCGTTGAAATGAATTGACGCCAAATTGATCGAATACTCTAATGAACCAGTCACCTTAATGAACTAGATGATTGCCAAATAGCCATTAGTTGTTAGTTGTCCTAAACCATCTAATATATGGTTGATGACCAAATTGCTCATGACCCTTTCTGCCTATTAGATTATAGGAAAGAGATATGTGTAGTAAGGATATTTAGCTTATAAGAACAACATTAGCTTTAGACTCTGTTTGGAACCTCTAGAACTAATATTTAGCTACTAAGAATTAGTTGTTAGGTTCAAACACTTTGACTAATACCACAACTAATTGTTAACTACCTCACAACTAACAATTACTTCCCCGGTGTATtattagttgtcgttttggaCAAGGTTTGAGTCATATTTATAAAATTTTGAATACAAATAACTATtttatcatttagttttgaaacctAATGTTTATATGCACGAATTTGTCTTAAtaagtacttttataaaagtataaatgtattaagagtttATTTATACTTTAACAAAAAACATAAATAAAAGTTATATTTTGGAGACCGTGTCTCTGTCCCAAATGACAACTAATAGAAAACTAGAGGGAGTAGTTCATTAGTTGACTCAACCCAGCTAATAatttattagctagctaactattagatCTAGAGGTTCTAAATAGGGCCTTAGAATACCCCATCCAGCAATTAAGCTAGCTAACAACTAATTCTAGAAGTTTGGAACATAGCCTAAATCACATCAAGTAAGGTTAAAATTGTTTTTTTCAAATATGAGAAAATGAGTAAAAATCACATAAGGATGTAATATTGTTACAGGGAAGGTTTTTAAGATGCTAGTTTGTAAGTGCCAATAGGAAGAAGACTAAAAAGTAAGAGCCTATTTGGTAATGTAATTTTTAAAATACCATATTTTACAATTGTATACTACATATTACTTTACTATATTAAAACCATCATATTGTTTCAAATTAAGATTTGTTTGGTTCTATTGGAAAACCAAGGTATGTATAAAAGACAATAAATGAAAACTGAGGTCCCGAGTGGAGTTTCCAAAACTCCAAAAAAACACCGTGGCTTTGGGTAAACCATGGTATTCAAAATTATGTTTTGTTTAACCAACCAAACACCTTTTGGTTTCCAATACTATAGTATCATTAATTATCATAGTATTTTTTTAAAACTATAAAAAATATTACGCTTCTAAACATGGCCTAAGGGTCTCTCGCATGGTTTTCCCTGTTTAAGGGTGCAACCTCGTTTttatctttttttaaaaaaaaattacaTATAAGTTCCTCCATTTTTTGAAACGAACTCCCTATTTTATTATCAGCACTTGATGATGTTAAGTTAGTCAAAAAAACATCTTTGTACACTTGCATCGATGTCCCTGCTTTTATTAATTGTTTATAAATTTGCACCTATTTTGATATAAAAGTCAGTAATGTAACTATAACATTGATTTTACTATAAATTTTGAAAATcaacattttaatttaaacttAAAAATTTTAGGATTAATCAAAATAAATTGAATTTAAAATTAAAGTTTTTAAAAATAACACCGGTTTAATCATAGTAAATATTTAATTTGAACATATTGTCATAAAAATAATTAAAGTATCGTTGTTTTTTTGTCAAATTcaatattctttattattttcTAAAAAATATTCTAAATTCAAAGTTGAAATATTTATTTTCAAATTTCAGGTCGGATCTATGTTATAATTAAATTTCAAACTTTCATATAAAAGTGAGGATAAATTTGTAATCAGTTAATAAGAAGAGAGGCAATAATGTAAGGTTATAAACGTGTTGTTGTGGACTGAGTTAACGTGGTTAAGTGATGATAATAGAATAGGGCAAATTGATTATCTATTTTAGAAAAAATGaaggacatatatgcaaaaaAATTAAAAACTTTACTAGGTTAAAGCACCAATTTCAACGCCGTCTCGCGTCACCCTTTCCGCTTAAAGCAAAAATAAAGTATAATTGTGTATAAATGAGTTTGTAATTTTGTTGTTAATTCTATATTTACACCCGGCTAACCAATAATTTATACATATTTTGTGATTTATAAAATTAAGTTTACTTATATACTATATAGAAGCCCTACCAATACACGATGTATGGGCAACAGACTAGGAGAGGTAAAAACGAACGAAG of Zea mays cultivar B73 chromosome 8, Zm-B73-REFERENCE-NAM-5.0, whole genome shotgun sequence contains these proteins:
- the LOC100285343 gene encoding RING-H2 finger protein ATL5A is translated as MGVHARAMSWYTSPPGSPAPGSAAEAEHALSSSPRGGDTNMVIVLAALLFALLFALGINSLARCLIRWARRAPAAEGGGAGGLEKRVLRSMPVEVYGAAAVTVADVCAICLGEFADGEKVRVLPRCAHGFHVRCVDTWLLSHDSCPTCRGSVLDGAKAATPAGGGSRWQGSEAAAIAVVIG